A window from Ramlibacter pinisoli encodes these proteins:
- a CDS encoding phosphoethanolamine transferase: MPIRRPSLHVETLLLACALYLLLACNLPFWRAALAGRDWALAGTWALAAAMFASFTGAYVAFTGLLATRWTVRLLLVALVLVAAALSFYMDRYAIFFDRTMLRNVLATNPGEARELLGLDFLVHMVLFGVVPAALLCWPRLLRRSRGRAVLVRAAWVLGGFVVMVVALLPVFADFASLMRNQREVRFLLNPGNAVAAVIAEAWGGRGRPAQLLAVGPDAHLAAGWQQRRKTLFVLVVGETARAQNFGLGGYSRQTTPELARRDVVNFTQATACGTSTEVSLPCMFSSIGRRNYDEDRILSHESLLHVLQRAGIEVLWRDNQSGCKGVCAGLKVQEMARTLAPELCPGGTCFDEALLDGLGQVAMDAKGNLFVVLHQLGSHGPAYFRRYPPAFRRFVPACEQEELRRCTQAEIVNAYDNTLLYTDHVLGRLVDLLQAQDASLDTAMLYVSDHGESLGESGLYLHGVPFPIAPDVQKHVPMVAWVSPGFVRSTGLDLACLRGRAGRPVSHDNLFHSVLGALDVQTQAYERDLDVFAPCRSR, encoded by the coding sequence ATGCCGATCCGCCGTCCGAGCCTCCACGTCGAAACGCTGCTGCTCGCCTGCGCGCTCTACCTGCTGCTGGCCTGCAACCTGCCGTTCTGGCGGGCGGCCCTGGCCGGGCGGGACTGGGCCTTGGCCGGCACCTGGGCGCTGGCGGCCGCGATGTTCGCCTCGTTCACCGGCGCTTACGTGGCATTCACGGGCCTGCTGGCGACCCGCTGGACCGTGCGCCTGCTGCTCGTCGCCCTGGTGCTCGTGGCTGCGGCGCTGTCCTTCTACATGGACCGCTATGCCATCTTCTTCGACCGCACCATGCTGCGCAACGTGCTGGCGACCAATCCCGGCGAGGCGCGTGAACTGCTGGGCCTGGACTTCCTCGTCCACATGGTGCTGTTCGGTGTCGTGCCGGCGGCGCTGCTGTGCTGGCCGAGGCTCCTGCGCCGGTCGCGCGGCCGGGCAGTCCTCGTGCGCGCCGCCTGGGTGCTGGGCGGCTTTGTCGTGATGGTGGTGGCGCTGCTGCCGGTGTTCGCCGACTTCGCTTCGCTCATGCGCAACCAGCGCGAGGTGCGGTTCCTGCTGAATCCCGGCAATGCGGTCGCGGCGGTCATTGCCGAGGCCTGGGGCGGCCGGGGCCGGCCGGCCCAACTGCTAGCGGTCGGGCCGGACGCGCACCTCGCCGCCGGCTGGCAGCAGCGGCGCAAGACCCTGTTCGTGCTGGTGGTCGGGGAGACGGCCCGCGCCCAGAACTTCGGCCTCGGTGGCTACTCGCGCCAGACCACCCCCGAGCTGGCCCGGCGGGACGTGGTGAATTTCACGCAGGCGACGGCCTGCGGCACGTCGACCGAGGTGTCGCTGCCCTGCATGTTCTCGTCCATCGGCCGCCGCAACTACGACGAGGACAGGATCCTGTCGCACGAGTCGCTGCTGCACGTGCTGCAGCGCGCCGGCATCGAGGTGCTCTGGCGCGACAACCAATCGGGCTGCAAGGGGGTCTGTGCCGGGCTGAAGGTCCAGGAGATGGCGCGGACGCTGGCCCCGGAGCTCTGCCCCGGCGGGACCTGTTTCGACGAGGCGCTGCTCGACGGGCTGGGGCAGGTCGCCATGGATGCCAAGGGCAACCTTTTCGTGGTGCTGCACCAGCTCGGCAGCCACGGTCCTGCCTACTTCAGGCGCTACCCGCCGGCCTTCCGGCGGTTCGTCCCGGCCTGCGAGCAGGAGGAACTGCGGCGCTGCACCCAGGCCGAGATCGTGAATGCCTACGACAACACCCTGCTGTACACCGACCATGTGCTGGGGCGCCTGGTCGATCTGTTGCAGGCGCAGGACGCGAGCCTTGACACCGCCATGCTGTACGTCTCGGACCACGGCGAGTCGCTCGGCGAGTCCGGCCTCTACCTGCACGGCGTGCCTTTTCCGATCGCGCCCGACGTGCAGAAGCACGTGCCCATGGTGGCCTGGGTCTCGCCGGGCTTCGTGCGCAGCACCGGGCTCGACCTCGCCTGCCTGCGCGGCCGGGCCGGCCGGCCGGTGAGCCACGACAACCTGTTCCATTCAGTGCTCGGCGCGCTGGACGTGCAGACGCAGGCCTACGAGCGCGATCTGGACGTGTTCGCGCCTTGCCGCTCCCGCTGA
- a CDS encoding 2-hydroxyacid dehydrogenase — MTKPSILVARAVFPEVIARLGQHFEVEHNQADASWTRDELVARLQGKVGVFTTGGERIDAAVLAACPQLRICANMAVGYNNFDLPAMTAAKVLGTNTPDVLTETTADFGFALLMATARRVTESEHYLRAGKWTKWAYDMFAGSDVHGSTLGILGMGRIGQGIARRGAHGFGMRVIYHNRSRLTSDLEASCKASYVSKEELLRTADHLVLVLPYSASSHHAIGAAELALMKPTATLVNVARGGIVDDAALAQALRERRIAAAGLDVFEGEPKVHPDLLAVPNVVLTPHIASASVPTRRAMADLAADNLIAFLVNGKPLTPLNPEVLG; from the coding sequence ATGACCAAGCCTTCCATCCTCGTGGCGCGCGCCGTCTTCCCGGAAGTCATCGCCCGCCTCGGACAGCATTTCGAAGTCGAGCACAACCAGGCCGACGCCTCCTGGACGCGTGACGAGCTCGTCGCCCGCCTGCAAGGCAAGGTCGGCGTCTTCACGACCGGTGGCGAGCGCATCGACGCGGCGGTCCTGGCCGCCTGCCCGCAGCTGCGCATCTGCGCCAACATGGCCGTGGGCTACAACAACTTCGACCTGCCGGCGATGACCGCCGCCAAGGTGCTGGGCACGAACACGCCCGACGTGCTGACCGAGACCACGGCGGACTTCGGCTTCGCGCTGCTGATGGCGACTGCCCGGCGCGTCACCGAAAGCGAGCATTACCTGCGGGCGGGCAAGTGGACCAAGTGGGCCTATGACATGTTCGCCGGCTCCGACGTGCATGGCAGCACCCTCGGCATCCTGGGCATGGGCCGCATCGGGCAGGGCATCGCCCGCCGCGGCGCGCACGGCTTCGGCATGCGGGTGATCTACCACAACCGCTCGCGCCTGACGTCCGACCTCGAGGCCTCCTGCAAGGCCAGCTACGTGTCCAAGGAGGAACTGCTGCGCACGGCCGACCACCTGGTGCTGGTGCTGCCGTACTCGGCGTCGTCCCACCATGCGATCGGCGCGGCCGAACTCGCCCTGATGAAGCCCACGGCCACCCTCGTCAACGTCGCCCGCGGTGGCATCGTCGACGACGCTGCCCTGGCCCAGGCACTGCGCGAGCGCCGCATCGCGGCCGCGGGGCTGGATGTGTTCGAGGGCGAGCCCAAGGTGCATCCCGACCTGCTGGCCGTCCCGAACGTGGTGCTCACGCCGCACATCGCCAGTGCGTCCGTGCCCACCCGGCGCGCCATGGCCGACCTGGCGGCCGACAACCTGATCGCCTTCCTGGTGAACGGAAAACCGCTTACGCCGCTGAATCCCGAGGTGCTGGGCTGA
- a CDS encoding MFS transporter, with protein sequence MNKELARLITGQVFLHASMAGLRMAAPLMALRAGYSEAAVGILLALFALTQVFLALPAGRYADLHGLRRPFGWSVCAAAFGGALAVAFPVFPVLCVAALLTGGATGAASIALQRHAGRAAEGGTQLRQVFSWLAIGPAFSNFLGPFAAGLVIDHGGFRLAFLLVAVLPLIGWAWVRGARELPPVQAPHGTRPGPAWDLLREPMFRRLLLVNWLLSSCWDVHTFVVPVLGHERGLSASVIGTILGAFAVAAAIVRVLLPVIAARVAEWAVITAAMAATAVLFTLYPFTQGALAMGLCSILLGIALGMVQPMVMSTLHQITPEHRHGQAVGLRLMAINASSVSMPLLFGAAGAVIGIAGVFWVVAAAVGSGTRMAYGLRAASPHSP encoded by the coding sequence ATGAACAAGGAACTCGCACGCCTGATCACCGGGCAGGTGTTCCTGCATGCCAGCATGGCGGGGCTGCGGATGGCCGCGCCCCTGATGGCGCTGCGGGCCGGCTACAGCGAGGCGGCCGTCGGCATCCTGCTGGCGCTGTTCGCGCTGACGCAGGTCTTCCTGGCCCTGCCGGCCGGTCGCTACGCCGACCTGCACGGGCTGCGGCGGCCGTTCGGATGGTCGGTCTGCGCCGCGGCATTCGGTGGGGCGCTGGCGGTGGCCTTTCCCGTCTTTCCCGTGCTGTGCGTGGCCGCGTTGCTGACCGGCGGAGCCACCGGTGCCGCGAGCATCGCGCTCCAGCGGCATGCGGGCCGTGCGGCCGAGGGGGGCACCCAGCTGCGGCAGGTGTTTTCCTGGCTGGCCATCGGCCCGGCCTTCTCCAATTTCCTCGGCCCCTTCGCCGCCGGGCTGGTGATCGACCACGGCGGCTTCCGGCTCGCCTTCCTCCTGGTGGCCGTGCTGCCCCTGATCGGCTGGGCGTGGGTGCGCGGGGCACGCGAGCTGCCACCTGTCCAGGCGCCGCACGGGACGCGGCCCGGCCCGGCCTGGGACCTGCTGCGCGAGCCCATGTTCCGCCGCCTGCTGCTGGTCAACTGGCTGCTGTCCTCGTGCTGGGACGTGCACACATTCGTGGTGCCGGTGCTGGGGCATGAACGCGGCCTGTCGGCCTCCGTCATCGGCACCATCCTGGGCGCGTTCGCCGTGGCTGCCGCCATCGTGCGCGTGCTGTTGCCCGTCATCGCCGCCCGGGTGGCGGAGTGGGCCGTGATCACCGCGGCCATGGCGGCGACGGCCGTGCTGTTCACCCTCTATCCGTTCACGCAAGGCGCGCTGGCGATGGGGCTGTGCTCCATCCTGCTGGGCATTGCGTTGGGCATGGTCCAGCCCATGGTCATGAGCACGCTGCACCAGATCACACCCGAACACCGCCATGGGCAGGCCGTGGGCCTACGCCTGATGGCGATCAACGCCTCGAGCGTGAGCATGCCCCTGCTGTTCGGGGCGGCCGGGGCGGTGATCGGCATCGCCGGCGTGTTCTGGGTCGTGGCTGCCGCGGTCGGCAGCGGCACCCGGATGGCGTACGGCTTGCGCGCCGCCTCGCCTCACAGCCCGTAG
- a CDS encoding sodium:proton antiporter, translating into MALAADLDGHRFSAFWAIPFVGILLSIALMPLLVPRFWHHHYGKVAAAWALAFLVPLAASSGPAAAGAALVHALLAEYIPFVILLTALFTVAGGIHVRGNLHGSPGLNTTILAIGAVLASFMGTTGASMLLIRPLIRANDDRQHKAHVVVFFIFIVSNAGGSLTPLGDPPLFLGFLKGIDFFWTVGQIFPETLFLVGCLLGAFYLLDSWYYHRREERQSFDPTPDTLAIGFDGARNFWLLAVIVFLVLLSGTWRSDVAIEIAGTPVGLPGLVRDVGLLLVTLVSLQITPRAVHLANQFSWAPMQEVAKLFAGIFLTIIPVIAMLRAGLDGPFGPVIAAVTRPDGSPDPAMYFWASGVLSSFLDNAPTYLVFFNTAGGDPGALMTILAPTLAAISAGSVFMGANTYIGNAPNLMVKAIAEDRGVTMPGFFGYMAWSAAFLLPLFAIMTFIWFR; encoded by the coding sequence ATGGCGCTGGCCGCCGACCTGGACGGGCACCGGTTCTCCGCCTTCTGGGCGATTCCCTTCGTCGGCATCCTGCTGTCGATCGCGCTGATGCCGTTGCTCGTCCCGCGCTTCTGGCACCACCACTACGGCAAGGTGGCCGCCGCCTGGGCTCTGGCCTTCCTGGTGCCGCTGGCGGCGTCGTCCGGGCCCGCTGCCGCCGGCGCGGCTCTCGTGCACGCGCTGTTGGCGGAGTACATCCCCTTCGTGATCCTGCTCACGGCCCTGTTCACGGTGGCCGGCGGCATCCACGTGCGCGGCAACCTGCATGGCAGCCCGGGGCTGAACACCACGATTTTGGCGATCGGCGCCGTGCTGGCCAGCTTCATGGGCACCACCGGCGCTTCCATGCTGCTGATCCGGCCGTTGATCCGGGCCAACGACGACCGGCAGCACAAGGCCCACGTGGTGGTGTTCTTCATCTTCATCGTGTCCAACGCCGGCGGCTCGTTGACGCCGCTGGGCGATCCGCCGCTGTTCCTGGGCTTCCTGAAGGGCATCGACTTCTTCTGGACGGTGGGACAGATCTTCCCCGAGACCCTGTTCCTCGTCGGCTGCCTGCTGGGCGCCTTCTACCTGCTGGACAGCTGGTACTACCACCGGCGCGAGGAGCGGCAGTCGTTCGACCCGACCCCGGACACGCTCGCGATCGGGTTCGACGGCGCGCGCAACTTCTGGCTGCTGGCGGTGATCGTTTTCCTCGTGTTGCTGTCAGGGACCTGGCGGTCCGACGTCGCGATCGAGATCGCCGGAACGCCGGTCGGCCTGCCGGGCCTGGTGCGCGACGTCGGCCTGCTGCTGGTGACGCTGGTCTCGCTCCAGATCACGCCCCGGGCGGTGCACCTGGCCAACCAGTTCTCCTGGGCCCCGATGCAGGAAGTGGCCAAGCTGTTCGCCGGCATCTTCCTGACCATCATCCCGGTGATCGCGATGCTGCGCGCCGGCCTCGACGGGCCGTTCGGCCCCGTCATCGCCGCCGTCACGCGCCCCGACGGAAGCCCCGATCCGGCGATGTATTTCTGGGCCTCGGGCGTGCTCAGCTCCTTCCTGGACAACGCGCCGACGTACCTGGTCTTCTTCAACACCGCGGGCGGCGATCCCGGCGCGCTCATGACGATCCTGGCGCCCACCCTGGCCGCCATCTCCGCCGGCTCCGTCTTCATGGGAGCCAACACCTACATCGGCAACGCTCCCAACCTGATGGTCAAGGCCATCGCCGAGGATCGCGGTGTCACAATGCCGGGCTTCTTCGGGTACATGGCGTGGTCGGCGGCGTTCCTGCTGCCGCTGTTCGCGATCATGACCTTCATCTGGTTCCGCTGA
- the efp gene encoding elongation factor P, which yields MKIAQEIRAGNVIMHSNAPWVVLKTEYSRGGRNSATVRMKLKSLLSNQGTEVVFKADDKMDQIVLDKKECTYSYFADPMYVCMDTEYNQYEVEAENMGDALNYLEDGMALEVVFYEGKAISVEMPTSVEREITWTEPAVKGDTSGKVLKPAKIATGFEIGVPIFVAQGDKVEIDTRTGEYRRRV from the coding sequence ATGAAAATCGCTCAAGAAATCCGCGCCGGCAATGTGATCATGCACAGCAACGCGCCCTGGGTCGTGCTCAAGACTGAATACTCGCGCGGCGGCCGCAACTCGGCCACCGTCCGCATGAAGCTCAAGAGCCTGCTGTCCAACCAGGGCACTGAGGTCGTCTTCAAGGCCGACGACAAGATGGACCAGATCGTCCTGGACAAGAAGGAGTGCACCTACTCCTACTTCGCCGACCCGATGTACGTCTGCATGGACACCGAATACAACCAGTACGAGGTGGAGGCCGAGAACATGGGCGACGCGCTGAACTACCTCGAGGACGGCATGGCGCTGGAAGTGGTGTTCTACGAAGGCAAGGCCATCTCGGTCGAGATGCCCACCAGCGTCGAGCGCGAGATCACCTGGACCGAGCCCGCCGTCAAGGGCGACACGTCCGGCAAAGTGCTCAAGCCCGCCAAGATCGCCACCGGCTTCGAGATCGGCGTGCCGATCTTCGTGGCCCAGGGCGACAAGGTCGAGATCGACACCCGCACCGGCGAATACCGCCGCCGCGTCTGA
- a CDS encoding AEC family transporter, giving the protein MDLLLRIAGVIVPVFFIVAVGYAYGRRVRPDLGTFNRIVLDVMAPMLVYTGLANKDFHLAEHQGLIVAGALVVLLSGLAAWALARTAGAQPRTLVPVVMFNNSGNMGLPLAMLAFGPSQFGAAVALFSVSSLFHFSLGARITSAHATTRELLLSPLMVSSALGFASAFSGVRPPEILMTGMRMLGEPMLPLMLLALGVRLTALRRSDVSPGLLGAFARPLIGLGLALPLAWWLDLAPDARAQLMLFAALPPAVMQFLLAERYRQEPQRVAAMILLGNALAVVFVPLALVLALQRQ; this is encoded by the coding sequence ATGGACCTGCTGCTGCGCATCGCCGGAGTCATCGTGCCGGTGTTCTTCATCGTCGCGGTCGGCTATGCGTACGGGCGCCGCGTCCGGCCCGACCTCGGCACGTTCAACCGCATCGTGCTCGACGTGATGGCGCCGATGCTGGTCTACACCGGCCTGGCGAACAAGGATTTCCACCTGGCCGAGCACCAGGGACTGATCGTCGCCGGCGCGCTCGTTGTGCTCCTGTCGGGGCTTGCGGCCTGGGCGCTCGCGCGCACCGCCGGCGCCCAGCCGAGGACGCTGGTGCCGGTGGTGATGTTCAACAACTCCGGCAACATGGGCCTGCCGCTGGCCATGCTGGCCTTCGGCCCCTCCCAATTCGGTGCCGCCGTGGCGCTGTTCTCCGTCAGCAGCCTGTTCCACTTTTCCCTCGGCGCACGCATCACCAGCGCCCACGCCACCACGCGCGAGCTGCTGCTCAGCCCCCTCATGGTGTCCTCGGCGCTCGGCTTCGCCAGTGCCTTCTCGGGTGTGAGGCCCCCCGAGATCCTGATGACGGGGATGCGGATGTTGGGTGAGCCGATGCTGCCGTTGATGCTGCTGGCGCTCGGCGTCCGCCTGACGGCGCTGCGCCGGTCGGACGTGTCACCCGGCCTGCTGGGGGCATTCGCCCGGCCCCTGATCGGGCTGGGACTGGCCCTGCCGCTGGCCTGGTGGCTCGACCTGGCACCGGACGCGCGCGCCCAGCTGATGCTGTTCGCGGCCCTGCCCCCGGCGGTGATGCAGTTCCTGCTGGCCGAACGCTATCGCCAGGAACCGCAGCGCGTGGCCGCCATGATCCTGCTGGGGAACGCGTTGGCAGTGGTGTTCGTGCCGCTCGCGCTGGTCCTCGCGCTGCAGCGTCAGTAG
- a CDS encoding DNA recombination protein RmuC: protein MEPWLLAGLGIASLAVLITLALVIVLLVRKPVQPETGRAELLAASERVERELRREIAESSRGARQEMTHTLATFQDAVVKQAAEATRTQNTQIDAFAQQLALLQKTLADTLTHQLQDLSEQNARRIAEVRATLEAQLSILQQSNTAKLDEMRKTVDEKLQTTLETRLGESFRQVAERLEQVHKGLGEMQSLAQGVGDLQRVLTNVKTRGMFGEVQLEALLEQVLTPEQYGRQVETKPHSNQRVDFAVRFPGRSADGTPVWLPVDAKFPRDDYERLLDAHDRADAAGVESAGRALEVRIRQEARSICESYLAPPHTTDFAILFLPIESLYAEVLRRPGLMDHLQRDYRVTLAGPTTFLAMLNSLHMGFRTLALERQASEVWKVLGAVKTEFDRYGGWVEKIRDQMRKASETLDTAQTRTNQMRRALKVVEALPDEQAQALLPTLADGDHSSR, encoded by the coding sequence ATGGAGCCGTGGTTGCTGGCCGGGCTGGGCATTGCCAGCCTGGCGGTCCTGATCACGCTGGCGCTGGTCATTGTCCTGCTGGTGCGCAAGCCGGTCCAGCCGGAGACCGGCCGAGCCGAGCTGCTGGCTGCCAGCGAGCGGGTGGAGCGCGAACTGAGGCGCGAGATCGCGGAGTCCTCGCGCGGTGCCCGGCAGGAAATGACGCACACGCTGGCCACGTTCCAGGACGCGGTGGTCAAGCAGGCGGCCGAGGCCACGAGGACGCAGAACACGCAGATCGATGCCTTCGCGCAACAGCTCGCGTTGCTGCAAAAGACGCTGGCGGACACGCTCACCCACCAGCTGCAGGACCTGTCGGAGCAGAACGCCCGGCGCATCGCGGAAGTGCGCGCCACGCTGGAAGCGCAGCTGTCCATCCTGCAGCAGTCCAACACCGCCAAGCTCGACGAGATGCGCAAGACGGTCGACGAGAAGCTGCAGACCACCCTGGAGACACGGCTGGGCGAGAGCTTCCGCCAGGTCGCCGAGCGCCTGGAGCAGGTGCACAAGGGCCTGGGCGAGATGCAGTCGCTGGCCCAGGGCGTGGGCGACCTGCAGCGCGTGCTGACCAACGTCAAGACGCGGGGCATGTTCGGCGAGGTGCAACTCGAGGCGCTGCTCGAGCAGGTGCTCACGCCGGAGCAGTACGGCCGCCAGGTCGAGACCAAGCCGCACAGCAACCAGCGGGTCGATTTCGCCGTCCGGTTCCCGGGCCGCAGCGCCGACGGCACGCCGGTGTGGCTGCCCGTCGACGCCAAGTTCCCGCGCGACGACTACGAGCGGCTGCTCGACGCCCACGACCGTGCCGATGCCGCCGGCGTGGAGAGCGCAGGTCGTGCGCTCGAGGTGCGCATCCGCCAGGAAGCCCGGTCGATCTGCGAGTCGTACCTGGCCCCGCCGCACACCACCGACTTCGCCATCCTGTTCCTGCCCATCGAGAGCCTGTACGCCGAGGTGCTGCGCCGGCCCGGCCTGATGGACCACCTGCAGCGCGACTACCGGGTCACGCTGGCCGGCCCGACGACCTTCCTGGCCATGCTCAACAGCCTGCACATGGGGTTCCGCACGCTGGCCCTGGAGCGGCAGGCATCCGAGGTCTGGAAGGTGCTGGGCGCCGTCAAGACCGAGTTCGACCGCTATGGCGGGTGGGTCGAGAAGATCCGCGACCAGATGCGCAAGGCGTCGGAGACGCTCGACACCGCCCAGACGCGCACCAACCAGATGCGCCGCGCATTGAAGGTCGTGGAAGCGCTGCCCGACGAACAGGCCCAGGCCCTGCTGCCGACGCTCGCGGATGGGGACCACTCCAGCAGATGA
- a CDS encoding TIGR00730 family Rossman fold protein produces MSSTRNIHDNRLADAWATLKAHSDAGLPLDPDASRLAFADPEFLLRRETRGIRIQLELLKPDLEQHARGIENTIVVFGSARFRSEEEATALVTAAEAGGDETAIRRARALARNSHYYEKARAFGRMVAQYSAGKDPRDMLFICTGGGPGIMQAANRGAFEGDGVSVGLSIALPMEEAANPYVTPELSFKFHYFALRKMHFMMRAKALVAFPGGFGTLDELFEVITLVQTRKARQVPIVLFGSDYWKRLIDFDMLIDEGVVSPADLALFQYADEPQAAWDYIRRFYGL; encoded by the coding sequence ATGTCTTCCACCCGCAACATCCACGACAACCGCCTCGCCGATGCCTGGGCCACCCTGAAGGCCCATTCCGACGCCGGGCTGCCGCTGGACCCCGACGCGAGCCGCTTGGCCTTCGCCGACCCCGAATTCCTGCTGCGCCGCGAGACGCGCGGCATCCGGATCCAGCTCGAGCTGCTCAAGCCCGACCTCGAACAGCACGCGCGCGGCATCGAGAACACGATCGTGGTCTTCGGCAGTGCCCGCTTCCGCAGCGAGGAAGAGGCCACGGCCCTCGTCACGGCGGCGGAAGCCGGCGGCGACGAGACGGCGATCCGGCGTGCCCGCGCCCTCGCGCGCAATTCGCACTACTACGAGAAGGCGCGCGCCTTCGGCCGCATGGTGGCGCAGTACAGCGCGGGCAAGGATCCGCGCGACATGCTGTTCATCTGCACCGGCGGCGGCCCCGGCATCATGCAGGCGGCCAACCGCGGCGCCTTCGAGGGCGACGGCGTCAGCGTCGGCCTGTCGATCGCCCTGCCCATGGAGGAGGCCGCCAACCCCTACGTCACGCCGGAGCTGTCGTTCAAGTTCCACTACTTCGCGCTGCGCAAGATGCATTTCATGATGCGTGCCAAGGCGCTGGTGGCCTTCCCGGGCGGCTTCGGCACGCTCGACGAACTGTTCGAGGTCATCACCCTGGTGCAGACCCGCAAGGCCCGGCAGGTGCCCATCGTGCTGTTCGGCTCCGACTACTGGAAACGCCTGATCGACTTCGACATGCTGATCGACGAAGGCGTGGTCTCCCCGGCCGACCTGGCCCTGTTCCAGTACGCCGACGAGCCCCAGGCGGCCTGGGACTACATCCGCCGCTTCTACGGGCTGTGA
- a CDS encoding heme-dependent oxidative N-demethylase subunit alpha family protein, whose protein sequence is MPEPSLDFDPALIVAPFRMQPGLRRLPTGAPQLTALDPASRLFAEKRRVVVAGAARHAVPGFDPGPAMAALAAQARDQGLAWPADDRPELAFEEDFAVLDGATGSLPWLSVCVPSHWAPEDKLGLDFAALHGHVADNTLLLAAGPQLVELATSGERWERHVWTLTPSPRHDQHPRRHGREPWPAGMDPEAFAQATWLRAERQTFLPVGGGTRQAVFTIRVMLARLQDAIATPDDSRRLHDALASMTPAVLAYKGLAAAREPLLRWLSSRMA, encoded by the coding sequence ATGCCGGAGCCGTCCCTGGATTTCGACCCCGCCCTGATCGTTGCGCCGTTCCGGATGCAGCCCGGGCTGCGGCGACTGCCGACCGGCGCGCCGCAACTGACGGCCCTGGACCCGGCCAGCCGGTTGTTCGCGGAAAAGAGGCGGGTCGTGGTGGCCGGCGCCGCCCGGCATGCGGTTCCGGGTTTCGACCCCGGTCCAGCCATGGCTGCCCTGGCTGCCCAGGCACGGGACCAAGGCCTGGCGTGGCCGGCCGACGACCGGCCGGAGCTCGCATTCGAGGAAGACTTCGCCGTCCTCGACGGCGCGACCGGCAGCCTGCCCTGGCTGAGCGTCTGCGTGCCGTCGCACTGGGCGCCCGAGGACAAGCTCGGGCTCGACTTCGCTGCCCTGCACGGCCACGTGGCCGACAACACGCTGCTGCTGGCGGCGGGACCCCAGCTGGTCGAGCTGGCGACCTCGGGCGAGCGCTGGGAACGCCACGTCTGGACGCTGACGCCCTCCCCCCGCCATGACCAGCATCCCCGGCGCCACGGGCGCGAGCCCTGGCCGGCCGGCATGGACCCCGAGGCGTTCGCGCAGGCCACCTGGCTGCGCGCCGAACGCCAGACCTTCCTGCCGGTCGGGGGCGGCACGCGCCAGGCGGTGTTCACCATCCGCGTGATGCTCGCCCGCTTGCAGGATGCCATCGCCACGCCCGACGACAGTCGGCGCCTGCACGACGCCCTCGCGTCCATGACGCCCGCCGTGCTCGCGTACAAGGGCCTTGCGGCGGCCCGCGAGCCGCTGCTGCGCTGGCTGTCGTCCCGGATGGCCTGA
- the earP gene encoding elongation factor P maturation arginine rhamnosyltransferase EarP yields the protein MQWDIFCRVIDNHGDIGVCWRLAADLGGRGEAVRLWVDDPGALDWMAPGGRPGVEVHRWDGPIDAAPADVVVEAFGCELDEAFQAAIAECARRTGRQPAWLNLEYLSAEDWVERCHGLPSPVLAGPAAGLTKRFFYPGFAADTGGLLREPDLRARQAGFDRDAWLRSHGIEAAGDRLVSLFCYEPPGLPGLLQDLARGPHPTRLLVTAGRAAAAVRDLLDGGLLGAGQGTGALTVHWLPLLTQPGFDELLWACDFNFVRGEDSLVRALWAGKPFAWNIYPQDDGVHLDKLEAFLAWSQAPEALRRLHAAWNQPGQPWHGLAIDAWQEPARRARGCALALPDLTSSLLQAVRG from the coding sequence ATGCAGTGGGACATCTTCTGCCGGGTCATCGACAACCACGGTGACATCGGCGTGTGCTGGCGGCTGGCCGCCGATCTCGGTGGCCGGGGCGAAGCCGTGAGGCTGTGGGTCGACGACCCCGGCGCTCTGGACTGGATGGCACCCGGAGGCCGGCCAGGCGTGGAAGTCCACCGCTGGGACGGCCCCATCGATGCCGCGCCGGCGGACGTGGTGGTCGAGGCCTTCGGCTGCGAGCTCGACGAGGCCTTCCAAGCCGCGATCGCGGAATGCGCGCGCCGCACGGGCCGCCAGCCGGCCTGGCTGAACCTCGAATACCTGTCGGCCGAGGACTGGGTCGAGCGCTGCCACGGCCTGCCCTCGCCCGTGCTGGCGGGGCCGGCCGCCGGCCTGACCAAGCGCTTCTTCTACCCGGGCTTCGCGGCCGACACCGGCGGCCTGCTGCGCGAGCCCGACCTGCGGGCGCGGCAGGCCGGCTTCGACCGCGACGCCTGGCTGCGCAGCCATGGCATCGAGGCCGCCGGCGACCGCCTGGTGAGCCTGTTCTGCTACGAGCCGCCGGGATTGCCCGGCCTGTTGCAAGACCTGGCCCGCGGCCCGCACCCGACGCGCCTGCTGGTCACTGCCGGCCGGGCGGCAGCGGCCGTCCGGGACCTGCTCGACGGCGGCCTGCTGGGCGCCGGGCAAGGCACCGGGGCCCTCACGGTCCATTGGTTGCCGCTGCTGACACAACCCGGATTCGACGAGTTGCTCTGGGCTTGCGACTTCAATTTCGTGCGCGGCGAGGATTCGCTGGTGCGTGCGCTGTGGGCCGGCAAGCCGTTCGCCTGGAACATCTACCCGCAGGATGACGGCGTGCACCTGGACAAGCTCGAGGCCTTCCTGGCGTGGTCGCAGGCACCTGAGGCGCTGCGCCGGCTGCACGCGGCCTGGAACCAGCCCGGCCAGCCGTGGCACGGCCTGGCCATCGACGCCTGGCAGGAACCGGCCCGGCGCGCGCGGGGTTGCGCGTTGGCGCTGCCCGACCTCACCTCCAGCCTGCTCCAAGCCGTACGCGGTTGA